The segment TACTCGAACTGGAACAACTTTTGAATGGAATTGCTTTGATGAAAGAGTTGACTCCACGAGCAAAGGACTACTTGGTGTCCTTTGGAGAGTGTATGTCCACGAGAATATTTTCCGCATATCTGAATAAACTTGGTGTCAAAGCCCGCCAAGTatgtatatttttcaattatgcCATTTTCAGAGTTCCCAAACTTCTAATATGCAATAAACTGAGTATAACTATTTTCTTGGAGTTCATTAAAATATTGTGTTCTCGGGCTCTTGATATCCATGGATTATTTTGCCAAAgttattaatttgaaaatggAGCAAAGAAAGCTTAAAGTGGTTACTTGAAACATGAGAGAGCTGGAGAAATTCTCCAGGCAATTCCAGCCTTGTgtagtaattattattttgctcTCTTAATCTGGTAACTACGTACATTTAACTCCATGCATCTTATTTGGTCTTTTCAGAGCGTTGACCATTTATCACATGCACGTGCAACTGATAACTGGTCAAGGTTCTGAAAAAAGTATCATGCTGATCCTGCCTTTACAGGACTGCTAACTACGTTGTTCCTTGTTTTCTTGTTGGCATCTCTTGTATTAAAGTATTGATCATCTTCTTTTGGGTTTCCTCTGCAGTATGATGCATTTGAGATGGGTATTATAACTACTGATGATTTTACTAATGCGGATATATTGGAAGCAACTTATCCTGCTGTTGCAAAGAGATTAACTGGTGATTGGATGAGTAATCCTGCAATCCCTATTGTCACTGGGTTTCTTGGGAAGGTGCTGCTTTTTAAACTTCTTCATgcattttttttggttgttttgCCCTAGTGTTTGCAGTTCGTGAATGATAATGTTGTGTGTATCTGATTGAAGGGTTGGAGAACTTGTGCTGTGACTACACTAGGTAGGGGTGGTAGTGACTTGACTGCTACAACAATCGGTAAAGCATTGGGATTACGTGAAATTCAGGTTTACTACTTGGTCACTGAATCTTGAAtacactatttttattaattgacgTCAATGTGATTGAATAAGGGGAGCCTTGACATATTTGGTAAAGTTGTTGCCATGTGACCAAAAGGTCACAAGTTCGAGCTTTGGAAACAGCCTCTTGCAGAAATGCAAGGTAATGTTGCGTACAAAGACCCTTGCCGTCTGGCTCTTGCCCGAACCCCCTGCATAGTGGGAGCTGAGTTCACCGGGATGCTGTAAATGTGCTAGAATATGTCTTTAATTTGCACTCATCCTTGTATAAGCACAAGAGGTGCTATCAAGCAAGTGTGTTATTGTTGCCTAAAATCTGAATCTCTTTTTCATATTACTGACAGGTCTGGAAGGATGTTGACGGTGTTTTGACATGTGATCCCAACATATATCCACGTGCTGAGACTGTGCCATATCTAACTTTTGATGAGGCAGCTGAACTTGCATACTTTGGTGCACAGGTATTCTTAGCTGTTTCAGAAATTAGTTGATTCTGGATATGCCACTTGTAGCTTCTTTAGTTATTTAGTGTCCTAATTGCCTATACCAACATAATAGTGCTATTCAAACCTTCGGACGAGTTAGTCAAGAAGTTTTTCCGGAGATTCTCTTTTCTGGAGGTGAATTTATGGAAAGTGATCCATTTTGGACAACCTAAAATGGAGATCTGAAGACATGAAATTGGCAGTTTTAAGTGTGTATTTAGGATAGTTATGCTGCTACCCTTATACTTTTGGCTTCCGAAAATGTTTCTACAGGTCCTTCATCCACAGTCCATGAGGCCTGCTAGAGAGGGTGATATTCCTGTTAGGGTTAAAAACTCGTATAATCCTAAAGCTCCTGGTACTCTCATCGTTAAAACAAGAGATATGAGTAAGGTGAgagcttcttcatttttcaccaAATCATTTATCAGCAGAAATGATGTAAAGCTAACTCGATTTTGTTTCCTCCATGCTTTGCAGGCGGTACTTACAAGTATTGTTCTTAAACGAAATGTAACCATGTTGGATATTGCGAGTACCCGTATGCTTGGTCAATTCGGCTTCCTTGCAAAGGTAGTAGTTGCCAAGTAACCTTTTACTCCcttcgtttcaatttgtttgtcttacttgCAATATGGTACATTGTACTGTctacatatttttagtttacGATCATAAGATTCAAatgttttttactttcttaaactccgtgccaAGTCAAAATCATCCtaacaaattgaaatggagggagtagtACTTTGCCCGGAAGTcaagtttcttatgttgttcCTGTTCAGGTTTTCTCCATCTTTGAAGACTTAGGGATTTCTGTTGATGTCGTTGCGACAAGTGAAGTTAGTATTTCCTTAACATTGGACCCATCAAAACTTTGGAGCAGAGAACTAATTCAACAGGCAAGCGTAtgattatcttctttatttcttcatgaCTTGAATAAATTTCAACTTTCTCATTCAATCTATTTTTAAGCGCTCACTCACTACCAGTTTTTGAATCGGCTCAATTCTCATATATGCATATGTTCCATACCCCTAATTTCATTGGTTTCATTTTAAGGTGTCTTTCAGGGGTGTGTTGTAACATTTTTAATAGTTGAGTCGTGCAGGAGCTAGATAACGTTGTAGAAGAACTTGAGAAAATTGCAGTTGTGAAGCTACTTCAAAACAGATCAATCATCTCTCTTATTGGCAACGTCCAGAGGTCCTCGTTGATTTTGGAAAAGGTGCTTATTACTGACCTTTTATAACGGCTGTAGACATTCATTTAGTGACCAACAGAATTTCCATTTGTTTATTTCTCTATAACTTTAGCTCAATGTGCTACTGCATGACCTAATATGTTGTCTCAAGGCTCACTCGTCGTAGTCATACTGTAGCTCGTCCCAACTCTTGAGTTTTGTCTCTGTGATTTATTAACCGGAATTCCTAGCCACCTCACAGCCCACGTGCTCACtgtctcattctatcaattgtACATTCTTCTACTTGTTCAGTGTTTGAATACTGTTACATGACACACTAGCATGCAAGTTTCTTTTGTGTTTGACATATTATCATCTTCTAACTGTGTCCGCTTTACCTAATTTGTGCATTGAACTACAGGCTTTCCATGTTATGCGTACCAATGGTGTCAACGTTCAGATGATCTCTCAAGGTGCATCCAAGGTAATCTACCCTTTATTGCATTCACAGCTACTATACGTCAATCATGCCTACTGGAGAACGTTTGTTAGTGTTACAACATACAACACTCTTTAACGTTTGTGTCTGATGCACAGGTTAATATCTCGTTGATAGTAAATGATAGTGAAGCGGAACAATGTGTTAGGGCTCTCCACCATTCCTTCTTCGAGAGTGATCTTTCTGAACTAGTCTGGGAAAGTCAATCTGGAAATGGCTATGCTACTACTACTACTCCCTTGCCCACGTTGTCCAATTAATTTTCCTTCGTATGATTGTTCTTTCCAATAATATTTTCTAGGAAATGAATGAAATTTTGCTAGGTACTTTTTGGAGTGTGGGTGCAGTTTCGTCGTTGTAACATTTATCACTTGTAGCAAGAAGACACATTTTATGATCTATCTAAGTTAGGCTTTTTATTATATCTCTAGTGGAACAAATTTCCTTTACCAATGCCAGGGAACTTCTGCAGTTTGCTTATCCAACTTTAGTTATTATATTCTCAAAACATAACAGATGAATAAATTGAGTTGATACTCTTATAATGGTGAACTTGATCTATTATTTGTTACAATTCTTGGGTTTATCAAACTAATCGAACATATCCCGTATACTCTCACAAATGAGTATATGAAGGTAAGAGTAAAACAATGTACATGCTATCCTCATCAGACAAAGGATCTAAtggtaaaattaaaatatgggAAGATACACCAGCTGAACcaacaatattattataaataacaGAAGTTTGACAGAAACAAGAgtttgaattgaagtaaaatctCTCTCCAAACTAGAATGAACTCAACTAACGTAAATGAGGATTCCCAAGTTTTGCTGAGCAAAATGTAATGCTAAAGGAATACTACCTTTAAGATTCTCTGTCTCTCACATTTGGAGCCAAAATTAGAACCTTTAAGGGTGCTATATCGCAAATCTACAACAACATTTCTGCAATCTGGATAGCATTAAGGGCGGCTCCTTTGCGTATTTGATCACCACAAACAAAGATGTCCAGCCTATATAAAAAGAAGTCATTAGCTCTGGGGTCCTGGAAAGGAGGTAAAGCATTTAGAGATAACGTTTGCATATAAACCAAATTCTTACCCATAATCTCCATCTTGAGAAACATCACGACGTACTCTCCCAACTGCAACATCGTCTTTATTGGAAACTTCAAGTGGGGTTGGGAATCTATTACTTGCACGGTCATCGACTACAACtatacctggtgcatttttaagAATATCCCTTGCAGTATTCTGCACAGTTAGAAAAAAAGCTTAAAGCAATTTATATTGGAGGTTAGGGGAAAGTAAGAGAATAGCATCTCttagtatttgatttttttttgaaaagccACAAAGAACATATTTGATTGAATCCATATGAAGCTTTTGCTAGAAGCTAAATGGGTTAAATGGATCGTGGAACTTTTCAATGTCGGAGCTAAAGTTTCATTCATTTTACACATTCCAGAACAAAATAAACACAAGTTCAATGTCTTTAAAAAAACTGAAGTTAGAAAGGAATCACTTTGTATGAAAAAACAAAGGAATCATTTGTCAGGACAGAAAGATAAATAACAAAGGGGATTTGCTgtaagttaagcaaagagtacCTCATCGAGGGGATTCTCAAATTGAAGATTCACGCTTTCAGCATGTGCACGCATAACAGGAACACGTATACATGTTGCAGTAACCTTGACATCCTTGTCACTCTGATAGCAAGCAGAATGGGTGGGTTAGTAGTTATTACAATAGCTGTCCAATTATTTTATTGCTGTCTCTAGGATCAGGCATGAGCATTGAGTACCAAGGTTTTAACAAGTTTACTTACccatatttttcttgtttctttgaCCAGCTTCATTTCCTCTTCATTATATCCATTGGGTTGAACAGGTGCATTATGTGAGAAAAGATTAAAAGCATACTgcataattttgtaaaaaaaacaaTCAGATGACACTGCAATCTGCATTCATTTGTTATCAAAGAAACAAAGTGAGCATTGAGGAGGTAAATCACAAGATGGGACCTGCTGGTTAAAGATATTGCAGGTTGGTTCTTTTCCCTCCAGGACCTAAAAGGCAACATACAAAAGTCAATTCATTGAGAGTAATAATTAGAAAACCTAATATCACTAGATATATTAAACCATGGAAAATAGAGGAAGCACAGTAAAGACCTCACGAGTCTGCTGCACTAGCTCTTCCATTGCAGCAGCACCAGCACCACTAGCTGCCTGATATGTACTAACAACCATGCGTTTGACCTGGAAATGTGCATATCTACACAGGATGAGTAAAAGTGAACTGACTTGGTTCTTAAGCTACTAATGGTTGATCAAAACTTCTGAAGGTCTTCACAACTACCATGGAGACGGATGTGTACGTGAAATAAATACATGTCaatgaaaatggaaaaaatttcaatgttgaatgCTTATACACTTGCCAAAAGATTTTCACTCAAGTTTCATGTTATAgcagaaagaacaaaaagagtaGTGAAGTATTGTGTGGTAATGTAAATATTCTCATCCATTCCTATAATCCTATCTAACAATGCCATCTTAGTTATTTTGAAAACTAACACCAGATAGATGGAAGAAATCATCAAGTGTTTTCCTTTTTCACCTCCGCTAGGATTTGAACCTAATACATTAGAATTCTCTTCCCACTTTATCGACCACTCACATTGCATGTTCTATCATACTCCAAAGGGCATGAAAAATCTAATCCTCAAATTACCCTAAAGATCCTTATATTATCTGCTGGCATACAAATCTCTAAGCAAACCAAAAGGGTATCAAAGATCTTATTCTCCAATCGTACTCCAAATAGACATTCTCCACGCCACTACGACCAAACAAATCTCTAAACAAACTAAACGCACACAAATGATCTAATTCTCAAATTAAGTGTTCTTTATACCAAAAAATCTccaaattttatcataaaaaacaAATCTTAAAACACACAGATGCTATATACAGTAACATTTTAGACCACAAGCTCATTGTTATTCAAACTACAACAGCAACAATCCTAGTATGATCTCAATTCCAATAGACCCTCAGCTCAAAGGAAAAACAGGTCAACACAGTTCGGGAAAAAAGACTCATTGTTAATCAAACTACGTCACATAAATTGTATCATATAGATAACTTCTAATAACTTATATGTACTAGGAATCACGAAAAATTCGAACTCTCTAATATCTTATATGTACTAGGAATAACACGAAAAATTCGAACTCTCACTTTAGCACGACGATGGAGAGGAGTAACAGCCATCAAGCAAATAATAGTAGAGCAATTCGGATTCGCAATAAGAGCTCCCTTTCCAGAACCAAGCTTGACATGTGCCATAGCTTCAGGATTCACTTCTGGAATCACAAGAGGCACATTCTCATCCATCCGAAAAGCGGAGCTATTATCCACTACAATTGTTCCCTTTTGAGCAGCCAAGGGTCCAAATTTCTTACTAATTGAACCACCAGCACTAAACAATGCAATATCTATACCATCAAAACTATCCTCAGTGAGCTCTTCAACAGTATAATCTCGTTCCTCAAACTTCATCGATTTTCCAGCTGATCTTTTGCTAGCAAGGAGTTTAAGAGAACGGTACGGGAAGTTACGGTCAGATAGAACGGATAGAAACTCTTGACCGACGGCGCCAGTAACACCGACGACGGCGACGGATGGACCGTTTTCCTGGAGAGACATACGGACACGGAAAGGGGAAGAGGAGGAGCGTGGTAGACGAATGCCGGATACCAGAGCGGAGCTGCCATTGAGGAAATGGTTGTGACGGAGAGAAAGTGCCGGAGTGTTCATTTTCCCGGTGAGGAGCAGCGGTAAAATGGCGGCGGAAAATGATTGAAGAAATGTCAGTTGAAAAAGAAGCAAAATGTAATTAGTTAGGTAGGGTTTTATTaaaagattaataaaaaatactttaaaattggCTTAATTACGTAAGCAAAGGGCATTTGCacttttgttcatattttaatGGAGCTTCTTTCGAAAATAGTCTTTTTCTCAAAGGATTAATGATAAAGATTGTCGATACAAGGCTTGAATCAAtaatagttttaatttattttttaatatcatattATCGATTGTTaataatttgaagaaatttattttcctaCTTTAATTTTTGATGGTCTCAAACTCTCCCTTATCCcacaaaatatcaatatttgtttttaagcAAGATACAATCTTTCATTTTATGGATATGGTTGATTTAGTTAATCATTTTGTTTCTAAGTAATTATGGTGCGCGAAATCTCAACAATTATATCAatagttaaattaataaaataatatcaataactGATAAATCGATAAACCGTAATCTTGATGGTTCTATAACACTATAGAATATGTACAAATTAATTAGTAACAAGtcaagataataaattttaaatcgaACTAAATCAAACCTAAATAGATGGTCTCTTAAAACAGGTAATTAACTGTTTTGATGGTTTAAGTTTATCAAAGGTCAACATTTTTACTATTCCCCTTTGGTCAACTCCTTCATCATCAGCTTTTGTACCCTTTTGTCATCTCCTCCTCAAAATAACCATTCTTTTTGAATTggcaaagaaaaagaaaaagcagACAACTAAGAATGGATACAAATCAGGAAATTGCATTGACACAAATGAGAAAATCTGTTGAAAAGCTTGGATCTTCTACTGaagtaataaaaaattgacccccttttccctttttagtgtaaagttcaaatctttgtACTGATaatcaattcttttttaaaaaaaattgatcccCTTTTCCCATTTTAGTGTAAAGTTTAAATCTTTGTATTGATaatcaattcttttttaaaaaaaaattgaccccCTTTTCCCattttagtgaaaagttcaaatctttGTACTAAtaatcaattctttttttaaaaaaaaattgtccccTTTTCCCATTTTAGtgtaaagttcaaatctttgtGCTGATAATCAGTTTTTGTGTTGTTTCAGAGTTATGGAGAGAAGACATTGATGAGGTTCTTGATTGCAAGATCAATGAACCCAGAGAAAGCTGCTAAGATGTTTTGTCAGTGGAAAAAATGGAGGGCTGAAATGGTCCCACTTGGGTACATTACTGATTCTGAAGTTGCAGATGAATTAGCTgctgaaaaaatttatttgcaGGGATTATCCAAGAATGGCCACCCTGTTGTGATGGTTAAAAGTAACAAACATTTTCCTTCCAAGGATCAAGTTCAATTCAAGAGTaaatttcttttcccttttagagtaaaagttctttttttaatcACTACATTGCATTTTTTGTTCTTGTGTCTTGGTTAGTCTTGTTTGTGTTTTATTGATAAACAATATTCTGGTTGGTTGCCTCAATGATGCCTTATTTTGAGTAGCTAGCTATAAAACACTATAGATTGTTGGTTTTTTTTGGTGCTTTAACAAAGTTCTTTCTGTTTCTGTAGTCGAATGATTAATGTGTTGTGAtagaatttatttatgaatgGCCATACATACAGCTAGCGTGACGATTTGATAGGAAAAACAGAAAGACGTAGAAAATATACAATAACGCAAAGTTGGTAAATGATATTCTGAGATTCGATATCATAAGTTGCAGTCTGTTAAATGATTCATTTCATGGtatctttttctttcatatGCACCCTTATCTCTGCTAATGTAGATGGATTCTTTTTGTGGTGACTGGTAAGGGCATTTCTTGAACGAATCCTTCTCAATTCTTACTTCGCCTTTCTGTAGGATGCTAATGATTACTCTTAACGATAAAGTTAGTATTGACACATTCATCTCTTATATGCAGAATTTGTGGTTCATCTACTAGACAAAACAATTGCAAGGTACAATTTTTCAGTCAACATGTTGCTCTTTCACCAATTGGAAAATTATTCGGTGTTATTTTCCTACTATTCTCATTTCTCAAAACTAGATAAACCTCTCAGGAGATAGTGTCTGCGCGCTTATTTGGGATTGTAGATCCTTTTACATGTTACTTTTACATTTTGTTGTTTGGTCACTCTGATATCTGTCTTACTCAATGAGGAACCAAGTAATGATAGAAACTTTCTTCTCTTACTTGTCCAAGAAATGATAAACTGCTTATGATATACTGATATCTAAACAAGAGGGTTGGAAGGATGAACAGTACATAGAAGAGAGTAGACACTAGTTACGTCGTAATATTATAGGCACTATTGAACTTGAGCAATTCTCCATAAGggttgagttaggcctaagGGTCATATCCTCATCGGAGAAGAATTTCATTTGGTTAAGAACATTAAATTATCACCTTGGATCTAAATGTAGGAAATTTAGCCTGTAGGCTTCATCTGGGAAATCATAGAGGCCTCATATGTGCGTGGTTGGTCACCGGTTTCTTATTTTCCCTCTCcaaatatgtttttttgtgCTGAGAATCGTGGTTTAGTTTCTAACTTGACTTCTTTGTGCTTGTTTCAGTTCGTTCAATGGTAGAGAAACAGGAAATGAGAAACTTATTGGAGTTGTTGATCTCCAACATATTACCTATAACAATGCTGATCTTCGTGGACTGATCACTGGTTTTCAGTTTTTACAGGTAACTCCTTTGCCTTTCCATAGTATGCGAACCATAAGTATAGAGACACATAACCAGAGTTATGAGAAGATACGTGATTCTTGTACCACGGACAATGTTATACGTCTCTTGTCATCTATAAGACAGTTCAAAGAGTTGAGATTAACGGCTTAGTAGAAGATGTCACTAGACTATGTATAATGTATGTAGCTGCAGCTGGTATTGAACTCTCACATCTAAGCTATAGTTAAGGCTTGATTTGCTTGAACTATGACACACATCTCTCAGACTCTTGAAACATATTGTCGGGTATGTGTCTGATCCTCCTAGAGCTATGCTcttttggaggatccgacatAGTTGTGGCAGCATTTTTGGAGGGTCTAAGCAACATAGCTATGAGATGATGTAACGAATAGTTTGGATATTTTGGTCAGTAGTGTTGCTCCATTTAAGCTCTTGAATCTTGATTTAGACAAATTAGGAGCAATTTGTGTTGCTCGGacttccaaaaaatgatgtggcACATGTGGCAAACCCTCCAAAAATGTTTTGTTTTTGAAGGATTTAACCCTGACATGCTCCCGGTTACCTATTTTAAGAGTCCGGGCTACATAGGGAAGTAATATATAACATGAACAAATTATCGAAGTCCTCATTGGAATGCTGATATAATATTCAGTTTCTTTCTATAGGCGTACTACCCTGAGCGCTTAGCTGCTTGTTACCTTTTACACATGCCACAATTCTTTGTCACCGTATGGAAATTTGTTTGTCGCTTCCTTGATAAAGCTACTCAGGAGAAGGTACGTCACTGTGCATAATAGCCCATCAGATCATGTTACGCTTAACAAAAATGCACGTGTAGATGTATAGTCTTCGtttctaatatcaaaatcacTACACAGGTTAGGATTGTTACAAGTGAAGAACAAATGCAAGAGTTCATCAGAGAGGTTGGCGAAGACGTCTTACCAGAGGAGTATGGAGGGCGCGCTAAACTTGTACTTCTGCAGAATGTTACTGTGAACTACTAACACAAAgtagaagaacaaaaaaaatgtgaaataagATGAAAACGAATACCTTCTTAGACATACTAATTACTCATAACACATAAAATATCACTCACGTTTGAGCTCAGCTGGCAAGTAAGCACTCCTACTTTGAGAGACATTTCAACTTGGTCTCAATTGGCAACTAAACACTCCAACTTGTCCCCACTGTCTCATGGACACCCTACCTTGACGTGACATAAATTTTGGAAGTGTTTTAGATATTCATTTTGTAAGTTGAAGCATTCTTACATTGCACTTCAGTTGAAATCAATTTCGAATgtctgtttatgtattatgcatactatttatgttattaaaaataattacatctTTTTAACTTATAGtcataaaaaaatccaaatataTTTCTGTGATATTCAACTAACCATACTTCAACCTGACTCTTTCCAAATGATTGGCTGAATTTACAATAAGGTATtctatgagtttttttttagtcCTATAAGACATTTTTATTCCAGCAGAAAATATAGAGAAATATTCAATGTAGGACTTTTTTAGGTTAGCAGAATAAAAGTAGCTGATAATCTTTTAAAACTATATGTTTGTAAATAAACATTACATGTTTAAATAGTAGCTTTGGAATTTGGttacttaaaaaaaagagaattttaaCAAAGGTCACATAtcatatctatatattttttaatttggtcCCTCTTCCCTAGGTGCCACTAATGTCTTCATCATAAATTTAGCTCTAAAATACtagaaaaataagtttaatattaTAATGTAATGCaatttaataattcattttatcATGTTTGACTGAATTGTTTTAGAACAACATTTATATTGCTTTATCCTATAGTGAAAAACTCATTTTTGCCTTTTAAATTTActtcattattatttgtttgtttggcAGTAATGAACTTAAAAGGTCAACTATGATTTAAGTGTGATTAGTAAGTTTTAGTGGCAACATTCGTCGCTACAAATGCGCCACTAAAACAAcataacatttatttatatgtacttgAGATACATTCGAATCTCACTTGTTGAGTATCTGGTagtaaatattttcttcaatataTAGTAGTTAACTTTTCATTAGTTATAAAATACGTAGTAAATTGAAACTATTGTAaatctaattatataattttaccaaaattaaatatattgggCCCGTGCGCTGTAGGCCATAGCCCATCTAGTATATGACTTAAAAGGTTAAATAAGTAAAACTTTTAGTAACATAAATAGTAAGTCTATGAAGCTATTCTTTTTCATCTTGTTTCACATTTATAGATTCCTCTACTTTGTGTTAGTAGTTGACAGCAACATCCTGCATAAGTACAAGTTTAGCGCGCCCTCCATACTCCTCCGGTAAGACGTCTTCACCGACCTCTCGAATGAactcttccttttcttcttcacTCGTGACAATCCTCATCTGTGTAGTATTTGATATTAGAAACAGTTGGAAGTTGATAGACTGGAAGACTATTTGTTTAAATCGTGCATTTTGTAATCGCTAGATGGAATATTATGCACACAGGCGTACCTTATCTCGAGTTGCCTTTTCAAGGAAGCGACAAACAAATCGCCATATGGTGACAAAGAATTGTGGCATGTGTAAAAGGTAACAAGTCGCTAAGCGCTCAGGGTAGTATGCCTGTAGAAAGAAATGAATGAGATGAAGCTAGCAGCATTAGTATAAAGAACATATCAACATTTATGTGCAGCCTTCAACAATTTGTTCAGTATATTGCTTACTCTTCAAAATGTCATCGGGTGCGCATCAGATACTCCAAAACTAGTGCattttttttgaagagtccgagcaacatcgTCTCATAGTGCAAGCAAACTAAACCCTTAACTATAGCTCAAATGTGAGAGTTCAATACTAGCTACATACAGAGTTTAGTGAGTTGTTCTACTAAGCTGTTAGACTAAGCTCACAAGAGACGTATAACGTTGTCCATGGTACAAGAATCATGTATCTTTTCACAACATTGTTTATGTGTGTCTCAGTACTAACGGTTTGCATACTATAGAAAGGCAAAGGGGTTACCTGTAAAAACTGAAAACCCGTGATCAATCCACGAGTATCCACATTGCTATAGGTAATATTCTTGAGATCAAGAATTCCAATAAGTTTCTCATTTCCTATTTCCCTACCTTTGAATGAACTGAAACAATCACAAAGAGGTCTAAGTTAGAAATAGAACCATGATTTTCGGTAGAAAAACATATTCCAAGAGAGGAATAGCTGCTGAACCCTCGAGTCAAAGTTACAAAACCtcccaaatataaaatttccaGGTTACATAATACAACAATGTCAAATCTATTGCATCAAATATTAATGATAGAAATATCAGCATAAACCCCTCTCATTTCCTCTTTCTATCAATCGCTTGCTCAAAACAGACACTTTGATTCACGTAAAGCAAAGTAAATGTTCCAAATAGTCAAAGAACAACGTGGTTGGATGAAAATGATACCTTGCAATGGTTTTGTCTAGTAGATGAATGACAAATTCTGCATAAGAAGTGAATGTGTCAATACTAACTTTATCATTAAGAGCAATCAGAAGGAAGAATTGAAAAGGATTTATTCAAGAAATCCTCTTACCAGTcaccacaaaaaaaatcatttatattacCAGAGTAGCTAGGGTGCATGTGAGAGAACGAGATATGGTAAATGAATCATTTACCAGattgcaacttgataaacactTTAGATCGTTGCTGTTTGTCCCTTTAAATGCATTGGCCAATGttccataataataataaaaaagaatgtccCGGAATTTATGAGTTCCGCATATcccttttttacttttatttcaccAAGTAGGAAGTTCACCTAGAGTATGGTT is part of the Solanum lycopersicum chromosome 1, SLM_r2.1 genome and harbors:
- the LOC101257498 gene encoding SEC14 cytosolic factor, with protein sequence MDRNQEIALTQMRKSVEKLGSSTDSYGEKTLMRFLIARSMDPEKAAKMFCQWKKWRAEMVPLGYISDSEVADELAAEKLYLQGLSKSGHPIMIVKVNKHFPSKDQVQFKKFVIHLLDKTIASSFKGREIGNEKLIGILDLKNITYSNVDTRGLITGFQFLQAYYPERLATCYLLHMPQFFVTIWRFVCRFLEKATRDKMRIVTSEEEKEEFIREVGEDVLPEEYGGRAKLVLMQDVAVNY